The following coding sequences lie in one Paenibacillus durus ATCC 35681 genomic window:
- the cysC gene encoding adenylyl-sulfate kinase, giving the protein MILGSIKGEGSAIRRKAIERMNGHRGGVVWFTGLSGSGKTTLSQYVEEALFKRGFKCVVLDGDQLRAGLNRDLGFSEEDREENLRRAAEVAAMFLNAGFVALVPMISPSREARDKIRHRFDSRDFAEVYVKCSIEVCERRDPKGLYQKARKGEIRHFTGIDALYEAPIQPELTIDTEHSSVENCTQQLVEFIIRKFDIKSEREEA; this is encoded by the coding sequence ATGATCCTCGGAAGCATAAAAGGGGAGGGATCAGCTATTCGCAGAAAAGCTATTGAACGTATGAACGGACATCGGGGCGGAGTCGTATGGTTCACCGGGTTGTCCGGTTCAGGTAAAACGACGCTAAGTCAATATGTCGAGGAAGCCTTGTTCAAACGCGGCTTCAAATGCGTTGTGTTGGATGGTGACCAGCTTCGAGCAGGTTTAAATCGCGACCTCGGGTTTTCCGAAGAAGACCGGGAGGAAAATTTGCGGCGTGCTGCGGAAGTGGCGGCCATGTTCTTGAATGCCGGTTTTGTCGCTCTTGTGCCGATGATCTCACCTTCAAGAGAAGCTAGAGATAAGATTAGGCATCGTTTTGATTCCAGGGATTTTGCGGAAGTCTATGTGAAGTGTTCTATCGAAGTGTGTGAAAGGCGCGACCCTAAAGGACTTTACCAGAAAGCCAGAAAGGGTGAAATCCGTCATTTTACGGGAATTGATGCCCTTTATGAGGCGCCAATACAGCCAGAGCTGACTATAGACACGGAACACTCGTCCGTCGAGAACTGCACGCAGCAACTCGTTGAGTTTATTATCCGAAAGTTCGATATTAAGTCAGAAAGAGAGGAAGCTTGA
- a CDS encoding nitroreductase family protein, producing the protein MSVSQPSQTPGQQLFFDVIQERRSVRGYDPEIKISREELTEILRQATLAPSAANLQPWRFLVIDSPELKQKLLPIAFNQQQVIEASAVIAVLGDLENIRMAEKIYGLAVDAGLMPADTAKSFIERYTGMYSSMPPEAIRQIVHTDSGLVSMQLMLAARAKGYDTVPMAGYDKQKFMNAFGISDRYVPIMLIAIGKAAMPGHPTVRLPIDDVTFFNEMP; encoded by the coding sequence ATGTCCGTTTCGCAACCGTCGCAAACACCGGGGCAACAACTTTTTTTCGATGTTATTCAAGAACGCCGGTCAGTTCGTGGCTATGATCCGGAGATTAAGATTTCACGGGAGGAATTGACCGAAATATTGCGGCAAGCCACGCTGGCTCCCTCAGCCGCCAACCTTCAGCCGTGGCGGTTTCTCGTTATCGACTCTCCGGAGCTGAAGCAAAAGCTGCTTCCGATCGCATTCAATCAACAACAAGTGATCGAGGCTTCTGCCGTCATCGCCGTCCTTGGAGACCTGGAGAACATCCGGATGGCCGAGAAGATTTACGGCCTGGCTGTCGATGCGGGTCTTATGCCTGCGGATACAGCAAAATCGTTTATCGAACGCTATACCGGAATGTATTCGAGCATGCCGCCTGAGGCCATCCGACAAATCGTGCATACCGACAGCGGGCTGGTATCGATGCAACTCATGCTTGCTGCCCGCGCCAAAGGCTATGATACGGTACCGATGGCCGGTTATGATAAACAGAAGTTCATGAACGCTTTCGGTATATCAGACCGGTACGTTCCGATTATGCTGATTGCCATCGGCAAGGCGGCGATGCCCGGTCATCCGACGGTGAGGCTGCCAATCGATGATGTAACTTTCTTCAATGAAATGCCTTAG
- a CDS encoding CD3324 family protein, producing the protein MKYVNADILPEELLKEVQKYICGAMVYVPKPEGVREGWGVKSGSRKYIKERNLEIRQRFSEGVTMDQLSEQYFLSLESIKKIVYSKLK; encoded by the coding sequence ATGAAATATGTCAATGCTGACATTTTACCGGAGGAATTACTAAAGGAAGTACAAAAATACATTTGCGGTGCCATGGTTTACGTTCCTAAACCTGAAGGTGTACGAGAGGGATGGGGCGTAAAATCCGGCAGTCGAAAATATATCAAGGAGCGAAATCTTGAAATCCGCCAAAGATTCTCGGAAGGCGTGACGATGGATCAGCTTTCGGAGCAATATTTTCTTTCGCTGGAAAGCATTAAGAAAATTGTTTATTCGAAATTAAAATAA
- a CDS encoding Stf0 family sulfotransferase produces the protein MTQPKLSYIIWFSQRTGSTLLNHALASTGVAGDPREWLHFQHNNPATFKREDLEQIWKSGTTPNGVFGLKTGFEQRWIDAFRTMFELPQNATMAEVWSAAFPNCSKHIYMTRRNKVRLAVSWWRAIVTGEWHRNFGQQPQEHDISDKYNFDAIQYLLLQSTMCEAAIEDFFSESGIVPLTIVYEDFIQDYEGTVKRVLEFLDVQAENINVAPPALDKLADDAAEQWVQRFREESQRGWENRRW, from the coding sequence ATGACACAGCCTAAACTAAGCTATATAATCTGGTTTTCGCAGCGGACGGGAAGTACACTGCTTAATCATGCGCTGGCCTCAACAGGGGTGGCGGGCGATCCCCGCGAATGGCTGCATTTTCAGCACAATAATCCTGCCACATTCAAGCGTGAGGATCTGGAACAAATATGGAAAAGTGGAACAACGCCGAATGGCGTATTCGGACTAAAAACGGGGTTTGAACAGAGATGGATTGACGCATTCCGCACGATGTTCGAGCTCCCGCAGAATGCAACAATGGCGGAGGTATGGAGCGCCGCCTTCCCCAATTGCTCCAAGCATATTTATATGACCCGCCGCAACAAAGTCAGATTGGCTGTCTCGTGGTGGCGTGCGATCGTTACAGGGGAATGGCATCGAAACTTTGGACAACAGCCTCAGGAACATGATATTTCGGATAAGTATAACTTCGATGCCATCCAATATCTGCTCCTCCAAAGCACGATGTGCGAAGCGGCAATCGAGGACTTCTTCTCGGAGTCCGGTATCGTACCGCTGACGATTGTCTACGAAGATTTTATTCAGGATTATGAAGGCACGGTTAAGAGGGTGTTGGAGTTTTTGGATGTACAGGCGGAAAACATTAACGTAGCCCCGCCGGCCTTGGATAAACTGGCAGACGATGCTGCGGAGCAGTGGGTACAGCGGTTTCGAGAAGAGAGCCAGCGGGGATGGGAGAACAGAAGATGGTAA